Genomic window (Salinibacterium sp. M195):
CGACAGGCCTTCGGATGCCCGCGCGATGCGTTCTGGTGCCCCTCCGGGCTCGCCGCCCACCACCGCTACCGCCACTGCCACGCTCTCGAAGGGGCGCCCGCGGGCCACGTGCTGCCACGCGGATGATGGGGTGAGCCCGGCGTTGAGCAGCACCGCCAGACGTTGCGTCACCCTGGCAACTTCGGGAAGTTGTGCTGGAGCGCGTTTCATTCGAGTTCCGCAATCGCAAGCCGGTCGTGATCGTCAAGCACAAGCCGCCCCACGTGGCTGAGTCTTCGGCGACCCTCAACACGATCAACGTGCAACACCGCACCGATTGCGCTCACTGCCTGCCGGGCGATAGCCGTCGCATCCATTCCGGCGAGCGCGCCCAACGCCTCCAGTCGGCTGGGGACGTCCTTCAGCGAGTTCGCGTGCAGCGTGCCAGCACCACCATCGTGGCCAGTGTTCAATGCGCTCAGAAGTTCGCGGATTTCTGCACCGCGGCACTCGCCAACAACAAGCCGGTCAGGCCGCATCCTCAATGCCTCTCGAACCAACGCGGGAAGACCGTAGCCACCGGCACCTTCAAGGTTCGCTTGCCGCGCCTCCAATGACACAAAGTGCGGATGCTCGACCCGCAACTCCGCAACATCTTCGATCGCAACAATGCGTTCCGACTCGGATGCCGCACCCAACAGTGCTCCCAAAAACGTGGTCTTTCCCGCTCCTGAGGCGCCGGAGATGAGCATATTCTCCCGCCCGTCGATGAGGGCCTTCACGCGCTCCAACGGCACGGCGCTGAAGAACCCCGCGAGGTCGAGTTGTTCCAGCCCCAGGGGTTCATGGCTGGGCACTCGAATCGAGAGCAACGTGCCGGTGGGCGAGATGGGCGGCAGCACCGCGTGAACTCGCAGCCCTCCGGCCAAACGCACATCAACACAGGGAGATGCTTCATCGATGTGCCGACCACCGAGATTGATGAGGCGTACGGCGAGCGCGCGCAGGTCGGCCTCGGTCATCCCGACGTCGCCAACGGACTCAAGCCCGCCGCCTCGATCAAGCCACACCTTCTGCGCACCGTTGACAAAGACGTCGGTGGTGTTGGCCCGACCGACGTAGGGAGCTAGAGGGCCGAACTCATGCAGCGCTTGCGCCGCGGAATCTCCGGCGGTATCCCCTGCCCGAGAATCGGGACTCGCTCGTGCGGTTGAGCCTGTGTTCGGCGCGCTCACAGCGAGAGTGGGTTCCGCTGAGAATCTTCGCCGCGCGACGAAAGGAACCGGGTCGCTGGTCTGGGGATTTTCAGTCACGCGGCAACGCTAGAGAGCTCGCGACGGCCGCCCCACGATTGTTCCGAAGTCGTGGGGCGGCCGACGCAGCGAGAGTTGTGAAGGAGGGGTCAGCTCTTCGTCGGTTGGGGGCTGTGACGGCCGCCAGTGGCGGCTGCCAGAGCCTCCCGACTCGGGCAGCGGCCCTCGTCCGCCGGCTGCCGATTAGTCCTGAGTGACGGTGATGGTGACGTCGATGTTGCCGCGCGTAGCGTTGGAGTACGGGCAGATCTGGTGAGCGGCATCCGCAAGGGCTTGAGCCTGGTCGTGGTCGAGATCAGGAATAACGACCTCAAGGTCAACAGCGAGC
Coding sequences:
- a CDS encoding TadA family conjugal transfer-associated ATPase, giving the protein MTENPQTSDPVPFVARRRFSAEPTLAVSAPNTGSTARASPDSRAGDTAGDSAAQALHEFGPLAPYVGRANTTDVFVNGAQKVWLDRGGGLESVGDVGMTEADLRALAVRLINLGGRHIDEASPCVDVRLAGGLRVHAVLPPISPTGTLLSIRVPSHEPLGLEQLDLAGFFSAVPLERVKALIDGRENMLISGASGAGKTTFLGALLGAASESERIVAIEDVAELRVEHPHFVSLEARQANLEGAGGYGLPALVREALRMRPDRLVVGECRGAEIRELLSALNTGHDGGAGTLHANSLKDVPSRLEALGALAGMDATAIARQAVSAIGAVLHVDRVEGRRRLSHVGRLVLDDHDRLAIAELE